Part of the Sulfitobacter donghicola DSW-25 = KCTC 12864 = JCM 14565 genome, ACCGCCAGCTGGCTGATTGATATCGGGTCTAGCCTGTCTAGGCTGGGCCCGCTTTAGCGAACAAATTTAGCAACGTTTCAGATTGAGAACGGATTTCCGTTAAACCTAAAGGCCCGCCCCCTTGCCCGACATCCATCTAGATAGCGTTCTACAAGAGCATAGGTTTCCCTGTGACACCTGTGGCAGCGACCTGCGATATGACCCGCAATCGGGCGAGTTAAAATGTGACCACTGCGGTAACGTTGAACCAATTGGCACCGTCTGGACGCAATCCCGCGCGATTGCTGAACTTGACCTAAAAAGCGGCCTGTCCCAGACGCTCGACACCGCTGAGATGGAAGAAACCCGCGTCAGCCAATGCCCGAACTGCGCCGCACAGGTTGAGTTTGACGCCAACAGTCAATCTGCAGAATGCCCGTTTTGTGCGACCCCTGTTGTGGTGGACACGGGCGTTCACCGTCACATAAAACCGCGCGCCGTGTTGCCCTTTGCCCTGCCCGAAGAAACCGCACGGGACGCCATGAAAGACTGGCTAGGTCGTCTGTGGTTTGCCCCAAACGGCTTGCAGGCCTATGCCCGCAAAGGGCGCAAGATGGACGGCATCTATGTTCCCTACTGGACCTATGATGCGCAATCCGACACACGCTATTCTGGTGAACGTGGCACCGTCTATTACGAAACACGAACCGTTATGCGGGACGGAAAGCGGCAACAGGTTCGCGTTGCCAAAGTGCGTTGGCGGGGCGTCTCGGGGCGGGTTGCGCGTTTCTTTGATGATGTTTTGGTTCTCGGGTCCCGCTCGCTCCCCAAACGGTTCACTGATGCGTTGGAACCTTGGGATCTGGCCGCTCTCGAACCCTATGCGCCTGAATACCTCGCTGGGTTTCGCGCCGAAGGCTATACTGTTGCCCTTGATGAGGGTTTTGAGGAAGCACAGGCCAAAATGGATGCGATGATCCGCCGCGACATCAAGTTCGACATAGGCGGAGACCGCCAGCGTATCCACTCGATGGATGTCGACCTAAGCGATATGACCTTTAAACATATTCTGCTTCCTGTTTGGCTGGCCGCATATAAATACCGCGGCAAAACCTATCGCTTTGTCGTCAATGGCCGTACAGGGCGTGTGCAGGGTGAGCGCCCCTACTCCGCCATCAAAATCACAATTGCAGTGATCCTTGGCCTGATCACCGCGGCGATCCTTGGCTACCTTTACGCTCAGAACGGATAAAATATGGACGCGATCAATACGCTCACTCAAGTAATGAAAGATCGCTATTCCTGCCGCGCCTTTCGACCTGATCCTATCCCCGATGCAGACCTGACGCGCATCGTGCAAACAGCGCGCCATGTCCCCTCGTGGTGCAATGCACAGCCTTGGCAGGTTGAAATCACCCGCGGCGCGGGGACAGACCGATTGCGCAAAAAACTATATGAAACAGCTCAAAAGGGAACGCCCCCAGAGCCGGACCTAGAGTGGCCTACAAAATACCTTGGCGCTTATGGAGAGCGAAGACGTGCGTGCGGATTACAACTGTACAAGGCCGCAGGTATCGACAAATCCGACCGCGCAGGTCGCGCTGCACAGATGCTGCGCAACTACAGCTTCTTTGACGCGCCACATGTCGCCATCATCCACTCCCCCGCCGAGCTGGGCCCTTATGGCGCTATGGACTCAGGTGGCTTTGTAACGGCCTTTACCTTGGCAGCAACGGCGATGGGCATTGCGACCATCCCACAGGCAGCAGTCGCCGCCTATGCCCCTCTTTTGCGCGATCACCTTGGCTTTGGCGACGACCGCCAGATCCTATGCGCCATCTCGCTGGGCTATGCCGATAATGATGCGCCTGAAAACCAGTTCCGCACGCCCCGTGCCGAACCCGATCAAATCATCAACTGGCACGACACATGAGAGCCCTCATCCAGCGCGTTACAAACGCAAGCGTCACCGTGAATGAAGCAATCATAGGCGAGATCGACGCAGGCCTGCTTATCCTCGTCTGTGCAATGCCTGACGATGATTTCGACACCGTCAAACAGCTTGCGCTGAAAATTTCCAAACTGCGGCTGTTCAAAGACGAGGCAGGGAAAATGAACCTCAGCCTTGCACAAACCGGCGGCACGGCCTTGGTGGTGAGCCAGTTTACCCTTGCGGCAGATACATCTCGCGGCAACCGCCCGGGGTTTTCGGGGGCAGCGAAACCGGACATGGCCGAAACTTTGTACCTTCAATTTGCCAGCGCGTTGCGGGATCTGAACATCCCCGTTGAAACAGGCAAGTTTGGCGCCGATATGTCCGTTGCCCTCACCAATGACGGGCCGGTCACCATTTGGCTCGACACTGAAAGCTAAGCCCGTCACGTCAGGCTAAAACGCAAAATGCGGACCGCGCGGGCCCGCATTTTGTGCAACTTAAAACATGTCTTGCGCGCAAGCGCTCGATCGGATCACGGCTCGCGGAAGGCTTCTTTGGATTTATACAAAGGTTTGAGCAAGTATTGCAGGACTGTCTTAGACCCTGTGTGCAGCTCGACGCTCGCTTGCATACCCGGGCGAATTTCCAGCTCGGATTGGCGCTGGGTCAGGTTTTCAGTGTCCACTGCCAGTGTCACCTTGTAATGGGGGTCGCCATCTGGGTCACGCGCGCGCTCGTCCTTGAATGTATCCGCCGAGATCAGTTTCACCTCACCCTGCAAGGTGCCGTAGATTGTGTAATCATAGGCCGATAACTTCACCGTTGCCGCCTGACCGCGACGAACACCTGCGATATCTTCCGGCTTGACCCGTGCCTCGACAAATAGCTCTTCATCCAGTGGGATGATCTGCAAAATCTCTTCACCCGGGCGGACAACGCCGCCGATTGTGGTAACGCTAAGGTTGTTCACAATGCCGCGCATTGGGCTGCGCAGGATCGTGCGATCCAACTGGTCGGTGCTGGCCTTTAGGTTCTGGCGCAGGGTTGCCAGCTCTTTCAGAACGTCAGAATATTCCTGTGCGCGTTCCAACTCGGTGCTGGTGACGACATCGTCGTATTTGATTTTGGCATCTGCAAAGGCTTTGCGTGCGCGGGTCGCTTCGATCAGGGAGACGATTTTGTTCTTCAACAAGCCGTTCATCAGGTCCCGCTCGCGTTGCGCTTCGACCAGCACCTGTTTTGCACCCTCAACCGATGTCACGTAATCTGACTGGCGCGCCTGCAGCAATGCGGCCTCTGAGGCAACCATGCTTGGCGTGCGCACGCGCCATTGCTCGGGAACGTCAAATTGATAATCGCCATCAATCTCGGCCTCTAGGCGCAGACGCCGGATTTCAAACGCGCTGATCTGATCCTGAAGGTCATCCACCGAGGATTGGAACTGTGTGTTGTGCAAACGGGCCAGAATGTCACCCGCATCGACAATATCCCCTTCCCCAACCGAAAGCTGGGAAAGAATGCCACCTTCAAGGTTTTGAATGATCTGTGGGCGCGAGCTGGAAATCATCGAACCTTCGGCGCGCACGATCTCATCCACCCATGCAAAGAATGCCCAGATGAGAAAAACGATAACCGTTGCCGCGCTGAGCCAAACAACAAGGGAGGGCCCGCGCATTTGACGATCAATATGGTTGTCCATGGCTACGCTCATGCTGCATCTCCCTTGATGGCAGTCAGATGCGCCATGACCTCATCACGAGGGCCATCGATGCTCATCCGTCCGTTCGACAAAATGATCGTCCGCGTTGTCAGCGCCAGAATTGGCGCGCGGTGTGTTGCGATAATCGCGGTACGCCCCGCCATCCATGTCTCTAACCGTTTGACCAACCCCTGCTCTAGCTTTTGGTCCAGCGCGGCGGTTGGCTCATCCAGCAGACAAATCTTTGGGTCTTGCAGCCACAGGCGCGCCCAGCCGATAGACTGACGTTGACCAATGGACAGGCCCGCACCTGCGTCCAAAATCTCTAGATCCAGACCCTTTGGATGGTTGCGAACAAACTCACCCAGCCCTGCAAAATCCAAAGACTGCATCAAACGCGCATCGTCGCGCTCCAGCATTGTCAGGTTGAGGTTATCGCGCAATGTGCCCGAGAACAGACGCACGTCTTGGCCCAAATAGCCGATCAGGCGGCGCAGGTCGCGCGGCTCAATCTGGGTCATCTCTGTGCCGTCAATCAAAACACGGCCCGTTGTTGGTGCGTAAAGGCCGCTCAGCACTTTCAGCAAGGAGGACTTGCCAGAGCCATTCGCCCCGAGGATCGCAATCCGTTGACCTGGAAGAATGTTGATCCCCGGCAGGTCCAGCGTTGGCGCGCCTTCTTCCATGTAGCGGAAAGTGACATCGCGCAGCTCAAAGTTGCCTGCTAGGTGGTCGCGCCGCATATAGTGGCGGTCTTCCTCGGAATCCTGTTCGGAGGTGGCGATATGTTCCAACCCGTCCAGTGCGGATTTCACATTGCCCCAACGGGCCATTGTACCAGCCAACTGTGTCAGCGGCGCCAATGTGCGAGAGGTCAGGATGCCGGTCGCAATAATCGACCCAACGGTGAAGTGTCCCGCGAAAACCAAATAGGTCCCCATGATTACGGCAGCAACATATGTGCCTTGCTGCACGCCTTGGCTCCAGAATGTCAGGGCGGATGCCAGCTTGCGTTGCTCGGATGACTTCACCGCAGAAAGGGTTGTCAGTTCTGACCATAGGCGCTGAACACGGTCTTCACCGCGTTGGGTTTTGACGGTGTCGAGCTCAAAAATCGCTTCGTGCAGTAAACGCGATGATTTCGCTGTTGCGCCTTGGGTTTCTTGGGTCAGACGGATCATGCGCTTTTGCATAAAGAACCCAGGCACGACCATCAGGATGCCGCCCAGCACCAAAACCCACACCACGTTACCAGCGATGGATGCTACCAGCGCGAGGAAAACAAAGATGAACGGAATGTCCGCAATGGTGCCAATCGTCGACGCGGTGAAAAACTCGCGAACCGAGCCGAATTCACGCATAGAAGAAAACAGATCAGAAGGTGCCTGAGGGCGCTTGTCGCTGCGCATCCCCAGAATACGGTTCATAAGAAGTTCAAGAACCGAAAGCTCGATCTGGCGCCCTGCCCCGTCCATCAACTGCGCGCGGGCAATTTTGATAAAGGCTTCCATTAGCAAAGCCAGAACAGCACCAGCTGCAAGCACCCAAAGGGTGGCTTCGGATTGGTGGGGGATCACACGGTCATAAACCTGCAAGGAAAACAACGCGACAGCCACGGCCAATAGGTTGGCAACGAAAGAGCCCAAGGCAACTTCGGCCAACTGGCGGCGGAAGCGGCCGAATTGCCCCCAGAACCAATGCTTTGGCTTTTCCGCTGTCTTGTGAACCTCGGCGACCTTTTCGATGGGCATCTGCGCGCGCAGGGTCAAACCGGAAAAGAACGGTACAAAATCCGCAGCTGGAACCAAGGCGCGGTTATCTGGACAGGTTACATCATATACAACCAGATCATCGCGGTCGCGCCCCATCACCAGCAACAACTGGCCAGAGGTCATATAGACCAGCGATGGAAAGGCCTGATCCTCTAGGGTTTCGCTGCGGATCAATTCTGCTGTCAGCCCGTTCCGGCGTAGCAAAGTTGCGATAATCTGCGCTTCGTCTTGCTCGGTTGCTTCTGGCTTTAGCCGACGCACCAATGCATCAGATAGGTCAGCTTGGGAAACTTCGCTGCCCAATACGCTTGCGTATGTTGCAATCAATGCCCCACGCGCGCGGATCTTGTCCTCGAAGGTTGAGGTGTTGTTTGCTTCAGGCGTTTCCACCTCGGCAACGTCTTCCGCTTTCAAGCGTGCAGCGTTTCCGTTGATGATCGTGAGGGTAAAAGGCTTGCTCATATCGCTGATCCATCCGCTAATACGCCCAAGAGCTCGGCCATGGCCACGCGCAAACGGATCGCTTCATATTTCAATGTGATTTCTGCTTCTTGCTGGCGGGCAAAGGTTTCATACACCCCCACCACATCCATCACCTGCCGTTGCCCCGCGTCATACTGGGCCTGAAACAAATCGAGGTTTCGTTTCGCCTGAGCGGTTAGCCCAGCGGCTTCTGCTGCTTGGCGTTCTTTGGAAGCAATCTGGCCTTCATATTTGCGCAGTTGGCGGTTCGCATCCTCATTGGCTTGCGAAACACGGCGGCCTGCGGCCTCTTTTGTCGCTTCGATCGCTTTCAGATTATCCCGTGTTCCGATGCCCAACAGGTTATCGGAATCGATTTTGAGACCAAAGGTGCTGTCTTCGCCCACGTTACCACTGGCACTCAGGCCAGGGAGCTGATCGGCGCGGTCAACTTTTGCAGCGGCAATGGCGCGGATTTTCTCTGCTTCGGCCAGTGTAACACTAAGCGGCTGGGCGATATTCGCACGAACAGGTAGATTAGACGTCCCGCGGATGTTGCTGAGGTCGCCAACAGACATGGCGTTCAACTCGGCAATTGACGTGTTAGCCGTCTCTGATGCTGCGGATTGCGTTGCCTGAATTTCCATCAGCTTCTGACGCAGAACATGAAGATCGGAACTGTCAGAGACGCCGCCTTCGACCCGTTTCTGCATGATCCACTCAAAGTGGCCGATGTCTTTTGCGTTTTTGCTGGCAAGCACATGTTTTTCGCGGGCTTCAACAGCGTTGATATATAGGTCCAACCCTGTGCGAACGCGTTCGTTTGTGTCGGTAGCTAAAGCAACAGCGGCGACTTCCACATCTGCTACCGCAAATTCGCGCTCGCCCTTTTTGCGGCCATTGTCGAACAACACCTGATCAACAACCAGATTGGCAACCACCGATCCAAGAGAGGTCAAGCTGATGCTTGGCCCGATCTGGGGGAGCCAGTTTTTTGATGCAGCGCGCGCCCGTAACTGCGCAGCGCGCAGATCGCTTTCAGCGCTGCGCGAGTTCGCGGCCAAAACCGCTGTTGCCACACTGCTGTAGGGTCCACCCGATGGCAGAACCGAACGGCGGGCGATCAACCCCTGAATAATTTCGCTTTGTGCGTTTAACTTTTCGGTATGTGTTGGTTTTGCAGTTGCCGTGTTGGACGTTGTAGCTTGCATCGCTACTGCGTCCGGCGAACCTGCGTTGCCACCTACATCTGATAAACACCCCGCTAGCGCGAGCGCACTTGCGCACATCGCTGCGGTTCTTAACCTACACTGCCCCATATCCTGCCCTTAACGTGCCGATATTATATTTATTTTTGTTCTTTTTTATTTTGTCGGGTGCGGCGGTGGTTTGGCCCCGCCGCATCCCGTTGTCTTGGTCGTCGCCGATTAGATCGTTACAGGGATTTCCTGTTCGACCAGCAGCGTACCTTCGGTGCCAACGGCATAGACATTGTAAGTCTGGCCATCGACGCTTTGTGTACCTTGGGCAACACCACCTTGGATCGTAACCTGATCCTCGGCAGAGCCGTGGATGGTAAGCGTGTTGCTTTCAGTCGAGAGAGCCAACAGGCTTGCTTCGTCAATCACAACGCTGGCAGCTTCGGCAAAGTCGAGATCGAGGTTTTCGATCTGGTATTCACCCAGCGCCATGTTTGTCAGATCAACCGAGTT contains:
- a CDS encoding TFIIB-type zinc finger domain-containing protein, with amino-acid sequence MPDIHLDSVLQEHRFPCDTCGSDLRYDPQSGELKCDHCGNVEPIGTVWTQSRAIAELDLKSGLSQTLDTAEMEETRVSQCPNCAAQVEFDANSQSAECPFCATPVVVDTGVHRHIKPRAVLPFALPEETARDAMKDWLGRLWFAPNGLQAYARKGRKMDGIYVPYWTYDAQSDTRYSGERGTVYYETRTVMRDGKRQQVRVAKVRWRGVSGRVARFFDDVLVLGSRSLPKRFTDALEPWDLAALEPYAPEYLAGFRAEGYTVALDEGFEEAQAKMDAMIRRDIKFDIGGDRQRIHSMDVDLSDMTFKHILLPVWLAAYKYRGKTYRFVVNGRTGRVQGERPYSAIKITIAVILGLITAAILGYLYAQNG
- a CDS encoding nitroreductase — encoded protein: MDAINTLTQVMKDRYSCRAFRPDPIPDADLTRIVQTARHVPSWCNAQPWQVEITRGAGTDRLRKKLYETAQKGTPPEPDLEWPTKYLGAYGERRRACGLQLYKAAGIDKSDRAGRAAQMLRNYSFFDAPHVAIIHSPAELGPYGAMDSGGFVTAFTLAATAMGIATIPQAAVAAYAPLLRDHLGFGDDRQILCAISLGYADNDAPENQFRTPRAEPDQIINWHDT
- the dtd gene encoding D-aminoacyl-tRNA deacylase, translated to MRALIQRVTNASVTVNEAIIGEIDAGLLILVCAMPDDDFDTVKQLALKISKLRLFKDEAGKMNLSLAQTGGTALVVSQFTLAADTSRGNRPGFSGAAKPDMAETLYLQFASALRDLNIPVETGKFGADMSVALTNDGPVTIWLDTES
- a CDS encoding HlyD family type I secretion periplasmic adaptor subunit, whose amino-acid sequence is MSVAMDNHIDRQMRGPSLVVWLSAATVIVFLIWAFFAWVDEIVRAEGSMISSSRPQIIQNLEGGILSQLSVGEGDIVDAGDILARLHNTQFQSSVDDLQDQISAFEIRRLRLEAEIDGDYQFDVPEQWRVRTPSMVASEAALLQARQSDYVTSVEGAKQVLVEAQRERDLMNGLLKNKIVSLIEATRARKAFADAKIKYDDVVTSTELERAQEYSDVLKELATLRQNLKASTDQLDRTILRSPMRGIVNNLSVTTIGGVVRPGEEILQIIPLDEELFVEARVKPEDIAGVRRGQAATVKLSAYDYTIYGTLQGEVKLISADTFKDERARDPDGDPHYKVTLAVDTENLTQRQSELEIRPGMQASVELHTGSKTVLQYLLKPLYKSKEAFREP
- a CDS encoding ATP-binding cassette domain-containing protein, with the protein product MSKPFTLTIINGNAARLKAEDVAEVETPEANNTSTFEDKIRARGALIATYASVLGSEVSQADLSDALVRRLKPEATEQDEAQIIATLLRRNGLTAELIRSETLEDQAFPSLVYMTSGQLLLVMGRDRDDLVVYDVTCPDNRALVPAADFVPFFSGLTLRAQMPIEKVAEVHKTAEKPKHWFWGQFGRFRRQLAEVALGSFVANLLAVAVALFSLQVYDRVIPHQSEATLWVLAAGAVLALLMEAFIKIARAQLMDGAGRQIELSVLELLMNRILGMRSDKRPQAPSDLFSSMREFGSVREFFTASTIGTIADIPFIFVFLALVASIAGNVVWVLVLGGILMVVPGFFMQKRMIRLTQETQGATAKSSRLLHEAIFELDTVKTQRGEDRVQRLWSELTTLSAVKSSEQRKLASALTFWSQGVQQGTYVAAVIMGTYLVFAGHFTVGSIIATGILTSRTLAPLTQLAGTMARWGNVKSALDGLEHIATSEQDSEEDRHYMRRDHLAGNFELRDVTFRYMEEGAPTLDLPGINILPGQRIAILGANGSGKSSLLKVLSGLYAPTTGRVLIDGTEMTQIEPRDLRRLIGYLGQDVRLFSGTLRDNLNLTMLERDDARLMQSLDFAGLGEFVRNHPKGLDLEILDAGAGLSIGQRQSIGWARLWLQDPKICLLDEPTAALDQKLEQGLVKRLETWMAGRTAIIATHRAPILALTTRTIILSNGRMSIDGPRDEVMAHLTAIKGDAA
- a CDS encoding TolC family protein; amino-acid sequence: MQATTSNTATAKPTHTEKLNAQSEIIQGLIARRSVLPSGGPYSSVATAVLAANSRSAESDLRAAQLRARAASKNWLPQIGPSISLTSLGSVVANLVVDQVLFDNGRKKGEREFAVADVEVAAVALATDTNERVRTGLDLYINAVEAREKHVLASKNAKDIGHFEWIMQKRVEGGVSDSSDLHVLRQKLMEIQATQSAASETANTSIAELNAMSVGDLSNIRGTSNLPVRANIAQPLSVTLAEAEKIRAIAAAKVDRADQLPGLSASGNVGEDSTFGLKIDSDNLLGIGTRDNLKAIEATKEAAGRRVSQANEDANRQLRKYEGQIASKERQAAEAAGLTAQAKRNLDLFQAQYDAGQRQVMDVVGVYETFARQQEAEITLKYEAIRLRVAMAELLGVLADGSAI